The window AGGCGGCGTTCTGCCGCAAGCATTCTGGCGGGATGTGCACCGCTTTCTTGTAACACATACTATAGGTATGAAGGCGTGAATGTCCCGTCAATGGATGACCCGACAGGTGTGATATGACTTTTGACAGACAGGCCCTCGGCTTCGGTCACGGCGAACATGCGGTCTTTGCTACGAATCCATGGTCGTCGCGCGGCAGGCTCTATCCGGAAACCTCCAGCCCGACGCGATCCGACTTCCAGCGCGACCGCGACCGCATCGTCCATACGACCGCCTTCCGCCGCCTGAAGCACAAGACGCAGGTCTTCATCGCCGCCGACGGCGACCATTATCGCACGCGGCTCACGCACACCATCGAGGTCGCCCAGATCGCGCGCGCGCTGGCGCGGGCGCTAAAGCTCGATGAAGACCTCGCCGAAGGCGTTGCCCTTGTCCACGATTTCGGCCACACGCCGTTCGGGCATACGGGTGAGGATGCCTTGCACGAGGTCCTGAAGCCCTATGGCGGCTTCGACCACAATGCCCAGTCGCTACGCATCGTGACCAAGCTGGAGCGGCGTTACGCCGAGTTCGACGGACTGAACCTCACCTGGGAGAGCCTCGAGGGACTCGTCAAGCACAACGGGCCGCTGATGACGGCGGACGGCAAGGGGACCCGCGGTCCGGTGCCGCAGCCGATCCTCGACTATTGCGCCCTTCATGATCTCGAGCTTGCAAGCTTTGCGAGCCTCGAGGCGCAGGTGGCGGCGATCTCCGACGACATCGCTTACAACACCCACGATATCGACGATGGCCTGCGGGCCGGCTACCTCACTTTCGATATGCTCGAGGAGGTTCCGTTCCTTGAGCGGCTGATGCGTGAGGTGCACGACCGCTATCCCGGTCTGGAGACGACCCGCTTCACCCATGAGATCATGCGCCGGCAGATCACCGCGATGGTCGAGGATGTCATCGGCGTTGCGCAGGCTCGTCTGCGCGACATCCGGCCCCGGAGTGTGGACGAGGTGCGCAGGGCCGGCATGGTGATCGCGACATTTTCCGAGGAGATGAGCGAGACCGATCGGCAGATCAAGAACCTGCTGATGACGAGGATCTATCGACATCCGGAGGTCATGCATGTGCGGCAGGGGGCGGCGTCTATCGTCACAGACCTCTATCATGCCTTCATGGCCGATCCGCGATTGATGCGGGAGCATCACTGGATCGATCAGATCGCCGGGATGGCCGAGCCCGCCCGCGCCCGTCACGTCGGAGATTACCTCGCGGGCATGACCGATACATTCGCAATCACAGTGCACAGGCGTTTGTTTGACCATACGCCCGATTTGCGGTAGTGACGCCCCGCGCGGAGGCTCGAGGTTCCCCACGGACCCGGCCTCCTTTTGAGTTTGCGCTACAGCGCCATGCGTCTCGTCAGGCGCAATGGCCGCTGGGGCACTGTCCAGTTGGGCTGGAATTGGCGGACGGATCAGATGAATCTTTTCACAGACTTCGAATCAAGAATTAAGAACATTCTCGAATCGCTTGATATCGTTCGTGAAAAGCGATCTGATCTTGACTTCGGGCGCATCAATATCGAGCCGCCGCGCGACGCTAGCCATGGCGACGTGGCGACGAATGCTGCGATGGTCCTCGCAAAGGCGCTGAGCACGAATCCGCGCGCCCTTGCTGATCTCATCATCGAGAAGCTGCGCCAAGATCCGGAAGTGGCGGACGTGTCGGTCGCCGGCCCGGGATTCATCAATGTCCGCCTCTCGGTCTCCTATTGGCAGAAGCTGCTTGCCGCGATGATCAGGACCAGCACGGAATACGGCCGCAGCACGGTCGGCGCCGGGCGCAAGGTGAATGTGGAATATGTTTCGGCCAACCCGACAGGGCCGATGCATGTCGGCCATTGCCGCGGCGCCGTGGTCGGCGATGCGCTTGCCAATCTTCTTGCCTTCGCCGGCTATGACGTCACCAAGGAATACTACATCAACGATGCCGGATCGCAGATCGACGTGCTCGCCCGCTCGGCATTCCTGCGCTACCGCCAGGCTCTTGGAGAGGACGTGGGCGAGATCCCGCCGGGGCTCTATCCAGGCGACTATCTCGTCCCGGTCGGCGAGGCGCTTGCGGATGAGTTCGGCACCAGCCTGCGGATCATGCCGGACGACAGATGGATGCCGCTCGTCAAGGAGCGTGTGATCGATGCGATGATGGCGATGATCCGCGAGGATCTGGCAGCGCTCAACGTCAATCATGACGTCTTCTTCTCCGAACGGGCCTTGCACGACAATGGGGCCGCGCGCATTCGCACCGCCATCAACGACCTGACCTTCAAGGGGCATGTCTACAAGGGCATGCTGCCGCCCCCTAAGGGCCAGTTGCCGGAGGACTGGGAAGACCGGGAGCAGACGCTTTTCCGCTCGACCGAGGTCGGGGACGACCTCGATCGGCCGCTTATCAAGTCCGACGGCAGTTATACTTACTTCGCGGCCGACGTTGCCTATTTCAAGGACAAGTTCGATCGTGGCTTCCACGAGATGATCTACGTGCTTGGCGCCGACCATGGCGGCTATGTCAAGCGGCTGGAGGCGCTGGCGCGCGCGATCTCCGACGGAGAGGCAAAGCTGACGGTCCTGCTGTGCCAGCTCGTCAAGCTTTATCGCGGCGGCGAGCCGGTGAAAATGTCGAAGCGTTCTGGTGATTTCGTAACGCTTCGCGAGGTGGTCGATGAAGTCGGCCGTGATTCGGTCCGCTTCATGATGCTCTACCGGAAGAGTTCCGAGCCGCTCGACTTCGATTTCGCCAAGGTGACGGAACAATCGAAGGACAACCCGGTCTTCTACGTGCAATACGCACACGCGCGTTGCTGCTCGGTGTTCCGCCAGGCCCGGGAAGCTTTCCCTGACCTTGATCTGTCCTCGATCGATTTTGCGGGTGCGGTGATGGGGGCGATCGTTGATCCTGCGGAGATGCAGCTCGTCGCCAAGCTCGCAGAATATCCGCGTGTCGTCGAGGCGGCGGCACTCTCACAAGAGCCGCATCGAATCGCTTTTTACCTGTATGATCTTGCCGCAGCCTTCCATGGACTTTGGAACAAAGGTAAAGAAAATACGGAATTACGTTTTGTTAACGATAGGAACAGAGAATTAAGCATTGCCAGACTCGGGCTGGTGCATGCTGTCGCCTCGGTATTGAGGTCGGGCCTGTCCATAACGGGCACCTCGGCGCCGGAAGAGATGCGGTAGATCGTGTCACCAATTCCCCACAATGCGCTGGCAATTCAACGCAGGCAGTTGTGAGTGGAGAGAATGGCAGACAAACAATTCGCACGAAACGGGCCGGCAGAGTTCGAGACATTGGCCGATGATGATCCGTTGAGCGAACTTGCCCGCATTGTCGGTTACGATGCCCGGCCAGCCGTTCAGCAATTGCAGGAGCTGCAGCGCCATCAGGAGTCGATCCGGCGCGATCCGGCTTTCGATCTCGAAGAAGAGCTGCTTCGTGCGTTCGACAGCTATGACGCGCCGCGCACCGAGCCCGTCCATCCGGACGGCGGTCTCGTCGAGCATCCGGTAGCCGAGGCCGCCGCGGAGCCGGTGCTTGCGCCGACCGATGAGATCGATGCTGCGCCCCCGGTTGAACTTCATTCCGACCCGCAGATCGATACGCCCGATCAGCATTCCGGCGAAGTGGGTTCCCTGCATACGGCCTCCGAAGAAGCCGCTGCGGTCGAGCAGACCGTCGAAGCTCCCGTTGAACCGGAAGCGGCCTCTGTCGCGCTGGAAGCGCCGCCGGTCAAGCCGCAGGCGGAAAGCCCGGCTGTGGACATCGATGTCTCGTTTGACCTCGAGCGCGAGCTTGAGCTTTCGCTCGGGCATGATGACGTGGCGCCCGAACCGGTGCCGGGCCCCCACATCGACGAGGCAGCGCAATTGACCTCGCCCTTCGAAGCGGAGGACATTCCGGCCTTCGCGGACTGGGAGGAGCCGCTTACGTCCAAGATCGCGGCGGTCGGTCACGCCGTCGCGCAAGGGGAGGTGTCTGGGCCCGTCTATGCCGATGCCGTTTATGTCGACATGGCGGATGGCATGGCGGAGCAGCACGAGGAATTCGCCGGAAACGCGAATGCTGCCGTCGAACAGCCGGCGGTCGCCGTCTCCGAAACCGATGGCTTCGAACACGTCGATCAAGCGGACGATGTCGCGCCTTTCGCTGCTCCGGTGGCCGTTGCGGCCCCGACTGTCGAACTGCCGTCCGCCGCGCCCGCTATAGAGCCGGTCGCAAAAAAGAGCAGCTATCCCTTCACGCCTATGTTCAGTCGCGCAACGCCGGTTGCGTCGACAGCCGGTGTTTCCGAGCAGCGCGCCTTCGCTGCGCCACTCACGGCGCCCGTTGCCGCCACGCCTCCGGCCGAGACGGCTCTTCCGCCCCAAACCGCGCCTGCCGTATCCGATGAGTTAGTGCGGGGCGAACCAAGCGAGGCGGAGTCGGAACCGAATATCGACATCGAAGATTTCGAACTCCAATTGGCCGATATCGCACTCGACATGAGCGAGGAAGAGGCGCCTGCAGCCGAGGCCGCTTCCGTCGCGCATCCGGCACTGGTCGAACCGATCGCGCAGCCTTTCCTTCAGGCGCTTGTGACGTCACCGGAAGCGCACCGCGAGGAACTGCCTGCTCCTGTTGCCGTTGTCGAGGACGCGGCGGCCGGCAACACGCTGCCTTTCGACCCGGCAATGATCGCTGAGACCGATATCGGGGTGGCGCCGATCGCCGATCTGGATGTTCCGCAACTGCCGGCCATGGAAGCGGAAGAGAAGCCGGCCTCCTTTGCCGCCGACTACGATCTGGACATCGATGCCGAGATGGCGCAACTCTTCGCCACGCCGGCACAAGCCGCCAAGGCCGGCCCCGCGGTCGCGGGCACGTCGCCGCAGGCCGCTCCGGCAGGCAATGGGTCGGCATCGCTTGCATCCATCGACGATTTTGACGAATTCGAGAAGGCGATGGAGGAGGATTTCCGGCGTTCGATGGAAGAGCGCCGCGGCGAAGCACAGGGCAGCGACCGGTTGGCCGCGCTGCCGCGTACCGGTGACGACTACTCCGGGGAACAGGGCTATGGTCGCCGCTCGCAACGCACTCTGTTGTTGGCGGCAAGCGTGGCAGGCTTCGTCATCCTCGGAGGCGCCGGCGTTTATGCCTGGATGGGTGGCAGCAGCGCCACGCTCACCGGCGACGGCCCCAAGATCATCTTGGCGGACAAGGATCCGGTGAAGATCGTTCCTGAGGAGAAGGGCGGCAAGACCGTGCCCAACCAGGACAAGGCCGTCTACGACCGCGTAGCCGGCGAGCGGAGTGATGTACCGCGGCAAGATGCGCTGGTGTCCACCACCGAGGAACCGGTGGACGTGGTGCAAAAGACGCTGACGCCGGAGACGCTGCCGCTCGAAGGCAATGATTTCGATGATGCCTTGCCCGGCGTTTCCTCTCCGGAAGGGGAGGAAACGGCGCGGTTGCTGCCCGATGAATCCGCAGCCGATCCGGCAGCCGAGGAAGAAAGGGCGCCTGCCGTCATCCCGCGCAAGGTCCGCACCATGATCGTCAAGCCGGACGGAACGCTGGTGCCGCGCGAGGAGCCGTCGGTCGAGCCGGAGAGCACGGCCGTGGCTGTCGCGACGTCACTTCCGGCAAGCGCGTCGGCCGCGGCGGGCGCTTCGGGTACGCAGGGCGAGGCTACGGTTGCCGTCGCTGCATCGGAGATCAAGGCGGCCGAGCAGTCTGCCGGCACCGAGCAGGTTGCGCTCGCGACGCCAAGTGAGTCGGCCACGGACGAGCTCACTCCCGTTCGGAGCGTCAAGACGACGACTATCGCAAGTGAACTTCCGGCGGTGCCGCAGCCGCGACCGGAGGCGCCTGCAAAGGCTGCGGAGAACGACGCCGCGGTAAGCCAGGCGGTGACGGAAACGGCGGCCGCCGATCCGCCCGCAGCGCTTGCCACGGCCACCGTGCCGCCCGGCAGCTATGTCGTCCAGATCGCATCGCTTCCCTCCGAGGCCGATGCGCAGAAGAGCTACAACAATCTCTCGCGGAAGTTTGCGGAGATTATCGGTGGTCGCGGCGTCGATATCCGCAAGGCCGAGATTGCCGGGAAGGGCACTTACTATCGGGTCCGCATACCGGCCGGTACGCGGGAAGAAGCAAATGCGCTCTGCTCTCGTTACAAGAGCGCCGGCGGAAGCTGCCTCGTGACCAGATAGGGGGCGGGGCGACCGACTGCTCGCAGGGGCGCGGCCGAGATGCCGCGCCTGTTCTTTTTTTAAGCGAAGCTGTGCATGAAGGGTGAAGAAACGGTTTGCCGCTTCGCGCCCGGGCCACGGGACACTATGATTCTCGCATGAGCGAATCAAAAGCATTCATCTCCGGCTGCAAAGGCCTGGCCCTGACGGCGGAAGAGCGCAGCTTCTTTGCCACTGAACGGCCGTGGGGCTTCATCCTGTTCGGGCGCAATATCGGCGAGCGTGAGCAGATCTGCGAACTAGTCGCCGCCTTGCGCGACAGCGTCGGCAATCCGAAGGCGCCGGTCCTGATCGATCAGGAAGGCGGCCGCGTGCAGCGCATACGCCCGCCGCTTGCCCCGCAATATCCGAACGGCGCGGCGATCGGGGAGCTCTACCGGCGCGACAACGACCCCGGGCTGCGCGCTGCCTGGCTCCTGGGCCGCCTCCACGCCTTCGATCTGATGCGTTTCGGCATCACGGTCGACTGCCTGCCCGTTCTCGATGTGCCGGTGCCAGGGAGCCATGACGTCATCGGCAATCGAGCCTATGGTCATGATCCGGAGACCGTGACGGCGATCGGTCGGGCAATGGCCGAGGGACTGAAGTCGGGTGGTATGCTTCCGGTGATGAAACACATGCCCGGCCACGGTCGGACGCTGGTGGATTCGCACCACAGCCTGCCTGTCGTCAATGCCAGCCTCGAGGATTTGACGGCGAGCGACTTCCTGCCCTTCGTCGCCATGAAGGACGAAGCGATGGCAATGTCGGCGCATATGGTGTTCACGGCGATCGATCCCGACAATCCGGCCACGACCTCGCCGAAACTCGTGCAGGAGATCATCCGCGGCCATATCGGTTTCGACGGCCTGCTGATGTCCGACGACGTCTCGATGAACGCGCTCGCCGGCGATATTGGCACGCGGGCGCGGGGGATTATCGCCGCCGGCCTCGATCTCGTCTTGCATTGTCACGGTATTATGGAAGAAATGAGGGCCGTCGCAGATGCCGTGCCGGTGCTCAGCGGCGATCGGTTGCGGCGGGCGAATGCGGCAGAGGCGGCGTTCCGGGAACCGGATCATTCGGATGAGGAGGCACTGCGCTCCGAATTCGATGCGATGTTCGCCTTGGCCTGATCCGGCTGCATTCCGCTCTACAGCGCGGCGCGTCCTGTCAGGCGCGTAAATCTCGCTGTAGCACGTTGAATTGCTGCATGGCAGAGGTGGCGCCGGCTGGCGCTGAAAGGGCGTTGTGGTGACGGGTTCGGGAGAGGAACAGGGACAGCCGCAGGCGAGGGCGCCATTGGAGCCCCTGTGGCAGGAGGAATCCGCCGACCGTGGCCTTCATGAGGAAGCGCTCGTCGTCGACATCGCCGGCTTCGAAGGACCGCTCGACCTGCTCCTGCACCTTGCCCGCAGCCAGCGGCTCGATCTTTCCCGCATCTCTGTCCTGGCTCTGGCCGAGCAATACATTGCTTTCATCGAGCGCGCCCGTTCCATCCGCATCGAGCTGGCGGCCGACTACCTGGTGATGGCCGCCTGGCTCGCTTATCTGAAATCGCGGCTGTTGATCCCGCAGCAGGCGAAGGACGAGGGGCCATCCGGTGAGGAGATGGCTTCCGCACTCGCTTTCCGGCTGAAGCGGCTGGAGGCGATGCGCGACGCGGCAACGCGGCTCGTCAATCGCAGTCGCCTCGGTCGCGATGTTTTCGCGCGAGGAGCGCCCGAACACATCGTTGCCGAGAAAAAATCGGGCTACGACGCTTCGCTCTACGACCTGCTGAGTGCCTATGCCATGCTGAGGCAGCGCCAGTCGATAACCCGGGTGACGATAGAAAAACGTCATGTCTGGTCGCTCGCCGATGCGCGCCTGATCCTTGCCCGGATGGTGGGCGGCCTGGATGATTGGACGGCGCTCGACCATTTCCTCATCCGTTATATGACAAGTCCGAAGGAGCGCGCGACCGTGATTGCAAGTTCCTTCGCGGCATCGCTGGAAATGGTGCGGGAGGGAAGGCTCGAAATCCGGCAGGAGAGCGCCTTCGCTCCTATTTATCTGCGGCGCGGGCCGAAGCCGATCGATGCCGCAACCCTGGCAGAGATGGAGGCGGCGCGTGGCTGAGGCGCAAAAATACTTGCCCGGGATGCCCGATGACGAGGAAGTGATCGATGAGATATTCATCGATCCGGGGCTGGAGCTGGAGGCGGAGCGTATCGCGGAGGCACTCGTCTTCGCCTCGGCCCAGCCGGTTTCGGAAAGTTTTATCGCCAGCCGCATTCCGCGCGGCGTCGACGTCGGGCGGCTGATGTCCCGGCTGAAGACAGCCTATGCTGTTCGCGGCGTCAATCTCGTGCAGGTTGCGGACCATTGGGCCTTCCGCACGGCCGCCGATCTCTCCTTTGTCGTCCAGAGCGATGAGCAGGAGGTCAAGAAGCTTTCCCGCGCGGCGCTCGAAGTCCTGGCGATCATCGCCTATCACCAGCCGGTGACGCGAGCCGAGATCGAAGACATTCGCGGCGTACAGACCTCGAAGGGCACGCTCGACGTGCTGATGGAGGCGGGCTGGGTGCGGTTCCGTGGCCGCAGGCGCACGCCCGGCCGACCGGTGACATTCGGGACGACGCGCGATTTCCTCGATCATTTCGGGCTCGAGGAGATCCGCGACCTTCCTGGCATAGAGGAACTAAAGGGGGCCGGCCTCCTGTCCGGCCGTGTGCCTTCCAACTTGCATATTCCCGTTCCCACGGGTGAGGACGAACTTTCCGACAACGAGGATCCCATCACCCAAATGGACCTCGAGGAACTCGGCCTCTTGACACCGAAGGCAGAAGAAGACGATTAAAAAATCCTGAGTAGGGATATCGGCTTTATGGCCCGGCCACGAGGCTCCGACCGAGTGCCTTCGGGTCAGGGAATGCAGACCATGGTTTCAGATTCGCTGAACGGCACCGTCGCAACGAGGAGGCGGCCTGGAGTATCGTTTGCGGCGAGCCTAGCATTCGAGAACATCAGCCACCGCTATCACTCCAAGGATACGATCAAGAATGTGTCGTTGAAGGCCGAGGCCGGCGAGGTGCTCTGCCTGCTCGGTCCGTCCGGATCCGGCAAGACGACCTTGCTTCGGATCGCTGCGGGGATAGAGATGCAGACGGGCGGGCGCCTCCTCCTGAACGGACAGGAGATCTCGGGGCCATCCGTATTCCTTCCGCCGGAAAAGCGGGGCGTCGGCCTGATGTTCCAGGACTTTGCCCTCTTTCCGCACATGAGCATCCGCGACAATGTCTGCTTCGGACTGACCGCGCTGCCGAAGAAGGAAGCGCAAATTCAGGCGGAGGCGGCGCTCGATCGCGTCGGTTTGCTGCATTATGCCGACGGCTATCCGCATGTGCTTTCGGGCGGCGAGCAGCAACGGGTGGCGCTCGCCCGGGCGCTCGCCCCGCGGCCGGCGGTGCTGCTGATGGATGAACCCTTTTCCGGCCTCGATTCCCGTCTCAAAGACTCCATCCGGGCCGACACGCTTGCAATTCTTCGTGAAACCCGCGCGACGGCGATCGTTGTGACCCATGACGCGGAAGAGGCGATGCGCATGGCCGACCGGATCGCGCTCCTGAAGGACGGCAGCCTT is drawn from Sinorhizobium sojae CCBAU 05684 and contains these coding sequences:
- the nagZ gene encoding beta-N-acetylhexosaminidase — encoded protein: MSESKAFISGCKGLALTAEERSFFATERPWGFILFGRNIGEREQICELVAALRDSVGNPKAPVLIDQEGGRVQRIRPPLAPQYPNGAAIGELYRRDNDPGLRAAWLLGRLHAFDLMRFGITVDCLPVLDVPVPGSHDVIGNRAYGHDPETVTAIGRAMAEGLKSGGMLPVMKHMPGHGRTLVDSHHSLPVVNASLEDLTASDFLPFVAMKDEAMAMSAHMVFTAIDPDNPATTSPKLVQEIIRGHIGFDGLLMSDDVSMNALAGDIGTRARGIIAAGLDLVLHCHGIMEEMRAVADAVPVLSGDRLRRANAAEAAFREPDHSDEEALRSEFDAMFALA
- a CDS encoding segregation and condensation protein A, with product MTGSGEEQGQPQARAPLEPLWQEESADRGLHEEALVVDIAGFEGPLDLLLHLARSQRLDLSRISVLALAEQYIAFIERARSIRIELAADYLVMAAWLAYLKSRLLIPQQAKDEGPSGEEMASALAFRLKRLEAMRDAATRLVNRSRLGRDVFARGAPEHIVAEKKSGYDASLYDLLSAYAMLRQRQSITRVTIEKRHVWSLADARLILARMVGGLDDWTALDHFLIRYMTSPKERATVIASSFAASLEMVREGRLEIRQESAFAPIYLRRGPKPIDAATLAEMEAARG
- a CDS encoding SPOR domain-containing protein, which gives rise to MADKQFARNGPAEFETLADDDPLSELARIVGYDARPAVQQLQELQRHQESIRRDPAFDLEEELLRAFDSYDAPRTEPVHPDGGLVEHPVAEAAAEPVLAPTDEIDAAPPVELHSDPQIDTPDQHSGEVGSLHTASEEAAAVEQTVEAPVEPEAASVALEAPPVKPQAESPAVDIDVSFDLERELELSLGHDDVAPEPVPGPHIDEAAQLTSPFEAEDIPAFADWEEPLTSKIAAVGHAVAQGEVSGPVYADAVYVDMADGMAEQHEEFAGNANAAVEQPAVAVSETDGFEHVDQADDVAPFAAPVAVAAPTVELPSAAPAIEPVAKKSSYPFTPMFSRATPVASTAGVSEQRAFAAPLTAPVAATPPAETALPPQTAPAVSDELVRGEPSEAESEPNIDIEDFELQLADIALDMSEEEAPAAEAASVAHPALVEPIAQPFLQALVTSPEAHREELPAPVAVVEDAAAGNTLPFDPAMIAETDIGVAPIADLDVPQLPAMEAEEKPASFAADYDLDIDAEMAQLFATPAQAAKAGPAVAGTSPQAAPAGNGSASLASIDDFDEFEKAMEEDFRRSMEERRGEAQGSDRLAALPRTGDDYSGEQGYGRRSQRTLLLAASVAGFVILGGAGVYAWMGGSSATLTGDGPKIILADKDPVKIVPEEKGGKTVPNQDKAVYDRVAGERSDVPRQDALVSTTEEPVDVVQKTLTPETLPLEGNDFDDALPGVSSPEGEETARLLPDESAADPAAEEERAPAVIPRKVRTMIVKPDGTLVPREEPSVEPESTAVAVATSLPASASAAAGASGTQGEATVAVAASEIKAAEQSAGTEQVALATPSESATDELTPVRSVKTTTIASELPAVPQPRPEAPAKAAENDAAVSQAVTETAAADPPAALATATVPPGSYVVQIASLPSEADAQKSYNNLSRKFAEIIGGRGVDIRKAEIAGKGTYYRVRIPAGTREEANALCSRYKSAGGSCLVTR
- the argS gene encoding arginine--tRNA ligase, translating into MNLFTDFESRIKNILESLDIVREKRSDLDFGRINIEPPRDASHGDVATNAAMVLAKALSTNPRALADLIIEKLRQDPEVADVSVAGPGFINVRLSVSYWQKLLAAMIRTSTEYGRSTVGAGRKVNVEYVSANPTGPMHVGHCRGAVVGDALANLLAFAGYDVTKEYYINDAGSQIDVLARSAFLRYRQALGEDVGEIPPGLYPGDYLVPVGEALADEFGTSLRIMPDDRWMPLVKERVIDAMMAMIREDLAALNVNHDVFFSERALHDNGAARIRTAINDLTFKGHVYKGMLPPPKGQLPEDWEDREQTLFRSTEVGDDLDRPLIKSDGSYTYFAADVAYFKDKFDRGFHEMIYVLGADHGGYVKRLEALARAISDGEAKLTVLLCQLVKLYRGGEPVKMSKRSGDFVTLREVVDEVGRDSVRFMMLYRKSSEPLDFDFAKVTEQSKDNPVFYVQYAHARCCSVFRQAREAFPDLDLSSIDFAGAVMGAIVDPAEMQLVAKLAEYPRVVEAAALSQEPHRIAFYLYDLAAAFHGLWNKGKENTELRFVNDRNRELSIARLGLVHAVASVLRSGLSITGTSAPEEMR
- a CDS encoding ABC transporter ATP-binding protein codes for the protein MVSDSLNGTVATRRRPGVSFAASLAFENISHRYHSKDTIKNVSLKAEAGEVLCLLGPSGSGKTTLLRIAAGIEMQTGGRLLLNGQEISGPSVFLPPEKRGVGLMFQDFALFPHMSIRDNVCFGLTALPKKEAQIQAEAALDRVGLLHYADGYPHVLSGGEQQRVALARALAPRPAVLLMDEPFSGLDSRLKDSIRADTLAILRETRATAIVVTHDAEEAMRMADRIALLKDGSLVQVGTADEIYRKPCDLFAAGFFSEINVFDARVSGGRVETPLGTVPAGQFGEGQPLTVAVRLSGVQLQEDGGAIPARIVSRRFLGVVELLELAVPQSERTVRARIRADLLPQGLRDVTLSVNERDILVFEKDTATS
- a CDS encoding deoxyguanosinetriphosphate triphosphohydrolase — translated: MTFDRQALGFGHGEHAVFATNPWSSRGRLYPETSSPTRSDFQRDRDRIVHTTAFRRLKHKTQVFIAADGDHYRTRLTHTIEVAQIARALARALKLDEDLAEGVALVHDFGHTPFGHTGEDALHEVLKPYGGFDHNAQSLRIVTKLERRYAEFDGLNLTWESLEGLVKHNGPLMTADGKGTRGPVPQPILDYCALHDLELASFASLEAQVAAISDDIAYNTHDIDDGLRAGYLTFDMLEEVPFLERLMREVHDRYPGLETTRFTHEIMRRQITAMVEDVIGVAQARLRDIRPRSVDEVRRAGMVIATFSEEMSETDRQIKNLLMTRIYRHPEVMHVRQGAASIVTDLYHAFMADPRLMREHHWIDQIAGMAEPARARHVGDYLAGMTDTFAITVHRRLFDHTPDLR
- the scpB gene encoding SMC-Scp complex subunit ScpB, which encodes MAEAQKYLPGMPDDEEVIDEIFIDPGLELEAERIAEALVFASAQPVSESFIASRIPRGVDVGRLMSRLKTAYAVRGVNLVQVADHWAFRTAADLSFVVQSDEQEVKKLSRAALEVLAIIAYHQPVTRAEIEDIRGVQTSKGTLDVLMEAGWVRFRGRRRTPGRPVTFGTTRDFLDHFGLEEIRDLPGIEELKGAGLLSGRVPSNLHIPVPTGEDELSDNEDPITQMDLEELGLLTPKAEEDD